One window from the genome of Paraneptunicella aestuarii encodes:
- a CDS encoding tRNA-binding protein, whose translation MNNLSWDDFQKVELRVGTIITAEPFPEARNPAYKLTIDFGTDIGIKKSSAQITRVYSLEELPGKQIIAVVNFPKKQIGPFMSECLVTGFYRNDREVVLAVPDTKVPNGCKLA comes from the coding sequence ATGAACAACTTAAGTTGGGATGATTTCCAGAAAGTAGAATTAAGAGTGGGTACTATTATTACTGCCGAACCCTTTCCTGAAGCCAGAAATCCGGCTTATAAGCTCACTATTGACTTCGGAACCGACATTGGCATCAAAAAATCCAGTGCTCAAATAACCCGAGTTTACTCATTGGAAGAATTACCAGGTAAGCAAATCATTGCCGTAGTTAATTTTCCGAAAAAACAAATCGGCCCCTTCATGTCAGAATGCCTGGTAACCGGGTTTTATCGTAACGATAGAGAGGTAGTTCTCGCGGTTCCAGACACAAAGGTTCCCAATGGTTGTAAACTCGCCTAA
- a CDS encoding helix-turn-helix domain-containing protein, with translation MSGTLYSTKQEHIELSATLKQVRKEVPGKFTQQELADRLGLSRETVVAIENCHLSAMESLELATVEKWWKVCKQRGITQRTKERFVGLITKILHI, from the coding sequence ATGTCTGGCACTTTATATAGTACAAAGCAAGAACACATTGAGCTTTCCGCGACCTTAAAGCAGGTAAGAAAAGAAGTTCCAGGAAAGTTTACTCAGCAAGAACTTGCTGATCGGCTGGGCCTCAGTAGGGAAACTGTCGTTGCAATAGAAAATTGTCATTTAAGTGCAATGGAATCTCTGGAACTGGCAACTGTAGAAAAATGGTGGAAAGTCTGCAAACAAAGAGGTATAACTCAGAGAACCAAAGAGCGATTTGTCGGTCTGATCACAAAGATCCTTCATATATAA
- a CDS encoding AraC family transcriptional regulator, giving the protein MKHFSIRSYTKRLSSHIHNYHQLVFPIYGTIDMTVNNFHGSVNIGECIVIQANQRHGFKAHHEARFIVVDTPTLPENILELNPPKFRISSTLLRFIQFIEEQLTQPIPDQLQHSMYQLFEQLLTQQATHAKIDKRIENALNIIHKNLSIPHSINDLSRQVHLSQTQFKVLFKEHIGTTCHQYLTQCRMEKAKALLTNTDTPVNLIAEQVGYTSPSSFSRQYKAFFGHPPKRHSQN; this is encoded by the coding sequence ATGAAACACTTTTCTATTCGTTCATACACAAAACGACTAAGCAGCCACATTCACAACTACCATCAATTGGTTTTTCCAATATATGGCACCATTGATATGACAGTGAATAATTTTCACGGAAGTGTAAATATTGGCGAGTGTATAGTTATTCAAGCGAATCAACGGCATGGTTTTAAGGCTCATCACGAAGCCAGATTTATTGTCGTCGATACTCCCACACTACCGGAAAATATTCTGGAGCTTAATCCCCCCAAATTCCGCATTTCTTCAACCTTGCTACGATTTATCCAATTTATAGAGGAACAGCTAACTCAACCCATTCCTGATCAATTACAACACAGCATGTACCAGCTATTTGAACAACTCCTCACGCAGCAGGCCACACATGCAAAAATTGATAAACGCATCGAAAATGCCCTGAACATCATTCATAAAAACCTATCTATTCCTCATAGCATTAATGATTTATCTCGTCAGGTTCATCTAAGTCAAACTCAATTTAAAGTGCTGTTTAAAGAGCACATAGGCACAACTTGCCACCAATATTTAACTCAATGTCGAATGGAAAAAGCCAAAGCCCTGCTTACCAATACTGATACGCCCGTGAATCTCATTGCAGAACAGGTAGGTTACACCTCCCCTTCCAGCTTTAGCCGGCAATATAAGGCATTCTTTGGACATCCACCCAAACGGCATAGTCAAAATTAG